The following are from one region of the Mustela lutreola isolate mMusLut2 chromosome 9, mMusLut2.pri, whole genome shotgun sequence genome:
- the MRPL19 gene encoding large ribosomal subunit protein bL19m yields MAASIAGACGAAMELSRGFRAARVLLPAPASIAWRARVGPERPQSTRPAEPGAFKPPPKPVIVDKRRPPLQERRFLSPEFIPPRGRTNPLKFQIERKDMLERRKVLHIPEFYVGSILRVTTADQFASGKTSQFLGICIQRSGAGLGATFILRNTIEGQGVEICFELYNPRIQEIQVVKLEKRLDDSLLYLRDALPEYSTFDMDMKPVPHEPSHDVPVNQLKVKMKPKPWSKRWERPKFNIKGIRFDLCLTEEQIKEAQKWSQPWLEFDMMRKYDTSKIEAAIWDEIEASKKS; encoded by the exons ATGGCGGCCTCCATTGCAGGGGCCTGCGGGGCCGCAATGGAGCTGTCCCGAGGCTTTCGAGCCGCCAGGGTGCTGCTCCCTGCTCCAGCCTCCATCGCCTGGC GGGCCCGCGTGGGGCCGGAGCGTCCGCAGAGCACCAGACCTGCTGAGCCCGGCGCGTTCAAGCCGCCGCCGAAACCTGTCATTGTGGACAAACGCCGTCCGCCGCTTCAGGAAAGGAG attCTTGAGTCCTGAATTTATTCCTCCAAGGGGAAGAACAAATCCTCTGAAATttcaaatagaaagaaaagacatgttAGAAAGGAGAAAAGTACTCCATATTCCAGAGTTCTACGTTG GAAGCATACTTCGCGTGACCACAGCTGACCAGTTCGCCAGTGGGAAAACCAGCCAGTTTCTGGGGATCTGTATCCAGAGATCAGGAGCTGGCCTTGGAGCTACTTTTATCCTTAGAAATACTATCGAAGGACAAG GTGTTGAGATTTGCTTTGAACTTTATAATCCCCGAATCCAGGAGATCCAGGTAGTCAAATTAGAGAAACGGCTGGATGATAGTTTGCTATACTTACGAGACGCCCTTCCGGAATACAGCACTTTTGATATGGATATGAAGCCGGTACCACATGAACCTAGCCACGATGTTCCTGTGAATCAG CTGAAAGTAAAAATGAAGCCTAAACCCTGGTCCAAACGCTGGGAACGTCCCAAATTTAATATTAAAGGCATCAGATTTGATCTCTGTTTAACTGAAGAGCAAATCAAAGAAGCTCAGAAGTGGAGTCAGCCGTGGCTCGAGTTTGATATGATGCGGAAATATGATACTTCAAAAATCGAAGCTGCAATATGGGACGAAATTGAAGCATCGAAAAAGTCCTGA